GTGACTTGTGCCTGACAGTGGTTGCATGTGGCATTGCAGCGGCCCGGATGGTGTGGATCCCAGTGCAATTCCTTTCTCTGCCTCACACCACCAGCTCTctcattttgttgctgttgttcaaGCTGAGCTGTGTCTTTGACCCCTActcattttgttttcactgtaTAGTCCCAAGAACATCAGGCAGCCAGGTCCTAGCTGACTTTAAACTAGTTGCCTTGGTCCTGGTAGCACAGAGCGCCAGTCTAGGCGCAGTAGCATGGCCTTCTTGTGTAGGTTAAAGCTATCCAGAGGAGAAGACCAGCTTTGTTTTTTAGTTTGGTTTTATGTATTTCCACAGCTTTCAGGGTGATACAAACCTAGCACTGTAGGCTGTGCATGGTAGCTTCctacaaaataaagcattcacAAGGCCAGCATtgccttaaaatatatttcctctgCAGGGTTTCCGTACTGATATGAAGCCCGACTTGGTCCTCTGACTAGTCCCTACTGTTTTCAGCTCAACGAGGAGAACTTATCCGCTGGGAAAGACTCTTTTGCTGGTAGTGTAATGCTGAGATCTTGCTCGAGTGCTGTGAGAACTCTTTCCTTGAAGAAGAGGATATGTTTCCTCATGAAACTCATGTGCTTCATAAGCTCAGTGTTAGTATTTtgtgaatttttaatttattatgtgGTGATTTTTCAATGTCACTGGCCAGAAGTGAAAGCTGGAGCTCACACGAGTACCAAAGAGACTTCTACTTCAGTCCTGAAGGCCATAATTTTAGCTGATACTCACCTCCTTGGTGAAATCAAAGGACATTGGCTGGACAAACTAAGAAGGTAATGATTTAATTTGTGGAATAATCGCTATCCTGTTTTTAGAGCTTTTAATAGTAACTAATGGTTGTAACTAGTGTTGTGTATTTGTAAGTGTTGTGTATTGTTGTGTATTTGCTGGCTCTGACTTGCCCATCTGGATTTGGACTGATGAAGTTAATAAACTACTGTTGAAAGGTTAAGGAATGGGCTGTATTTAGCCAGTGCAGTATTGAATGTTCAGGTAGTGTGTGGATGTAGATGCCTGAGCATTTCAGATAGGACAGTCTTTTGCAGTGTGTAACAATGATTTATAATATGCCTTAAAAAGCAGCCAGATAACTTTGATGTCCATCTGGTTAATATCTAATTGCAGAGCAGTTTGTAGCAGAAGGATCAGTggcaaaatcagatttaaaaacaaaggtaaTCCAATCCTGTGCCTAATGGACAAAGCTATGTTGTTTCTGTTAATCCACAAAAAAGCAGAATGCGATAAGAAAGTACTAATTTTGTCATGATATGATCATCATAAACTTTTATTGAAGAAACAATGACACAGGAAAACCCGTGCAATAAGTCATTGTTCTGATCAATTGCTGTGTAACAGATTTGAAATGAATAAAGATAAACAAACTGGTTTTTCTTCTTGTGTGAGTTGGTCCTAATTGTACTGTGGTGAGTTTAGAAGCACCTGCTGCATTTTAAACTCCTTTCTAAGTATTCAAATTGGATTTCATCGAGGATGCAGAAGTCAGGCAATGATGACTGGCTGTATGTTTTCCCCTTAGGGAATGGCAAATGGAGAGAtctttccaaactgctttgtGGTTACTGCAGCCAGATATTGTTTTTATTCTGGGAGATGTCTTTGATGAAGGAAAATGGAGCTCACCTCAGGTATGACATACacagctattttatttcaaaaaagagGATTTCTTGAAGGAAACGGACGGCAGAGGAAGGCAGACTAGGTATGCAAGACTTACGTAGTATTACTATGATTGTCTTACTGATAGAAGTTACCAGGATGTTGAAATGACGTGATTTTCCCTCATTTTTGGTAGTACCTTAGCACTTTTCCCCCTAATACCAAGCGTATAAAATGTGAACATCTCGCTGAGTGTGTGCTTGTGTACTGCATACTTACGGTTCCCTTAACAGTATTGTGGAACAGtattaatttctctgttttcttgcagGCATGGGCAGATGATGTCAGGAGATTTCGGAAAATGTTTAGACATCCCGTTTCTACTGAGTTAGTGGTTATCGTCGGAAATCACGACATTGGATTTCATTATGAGTAAGTCTTGTCAGTGAAAGGAATAGGCAAGTGTCAGCAGTGACGTGTCAGCATGCATACATACAGTAACTTTTTGTGTGTCTGAGTGACTTTCTGTGAGTTTATACAGAATATTTGTGATCATAACCATGATCATAACCATGATCAAAACCCTTCCATAAGTTGGAAGGGATTGTAATTTGGAGCGAGATCTTAAAGTGTATTGCTCTGTGGACACTACAGGAGTACGCTGTAGATCTGTTTTCAGACTCATTTTGTGCTGGTCTGAGCATGTGGTGAAGTTGTTCAGAGCTGTTCATTCTGCACTGGCAGAGAAGTCTTGAGGCTGCTTTTGCTTCTGttgggcttcagtggctgaaaaGTGCTTAGACTAAGGTATTCCCTTTGGCCTGTTATCTCAGCATGGACAAGTGTAAGCGCCCTCGCTCTCCTGTAGGATGGTTGTGCTTGCGCTTATGATTAGGACAGAATACACTAGGAGTGGCAGAGCATCCCTGTGAGTTTGGCAAATATAATCTTGAATATGTGGTCTGGATAATGGAGCGGTAAGCTGTGTGAATGGTCTTAAAATGTAAAACTGTTTCAGATTATTTATAATGCCAGTTTTTTACCTCAGTTGTATTTTTGTTCTATCACACAGAATGACCACTTACAAGGTAAAGCGATTTGAAAAGGTTTTCAACTTTACTTCAGGAAAGCTAATAACTCGAAAAGGAATAAAGtgagtataaatatatatatatttttcaatgtTCAGAGTAGTGGTTACTGATCTAGGAGACCTGAGTGATGAAAGACGAGATTTGCAAGGGGTGTTTCTAATGAAATAGTATGGGAATTCTTAGCTTAAAGCCTCTTAAagttgtttttgctttgtatCTATTTTGTGATATGTTAAAGGAAACAGTGTACAAACTCATATCTTGATACAGAGTGTTACTTTAGGCAAGATAATTTGTAattcttttaaatggaaaagtacTGTGGAGTTGGAATCAGCTTCTCTGGTTTGTGTTTTTACTTCCTTGCAGTTGGTAATGACCCGTGGCTGTAAACGTAAAAGAAAAATGGGATTCAGGaaggaaacacaaacaaaacccttCTGTGCTTACATGTTAGAgtttcattaattttaataacttCTGTAGGCTGCAGAACTTAATTCTTGTTTCAGGAATGTGGCAAGATAGCTGTGGGTTGTCCAAAGTTTTGCCACAAGGTGGGGTAATAATACACAAGCTCGATCTGGCTCATTGGAGATCTTGTTACGGAGCTTGTTCTCATAGCTGCATGTCTGTTCATTGGTGGTAGCCCAGCAGAGGTGTTGCTGTTTCTGTACTTGTCTGCTGTGTGTCCTTTTGTTATTTTCACCTACTATGTAGGAGACTGATGAGGGAGAGCAACAGTGGATCTGCAGAAGggccttttgttttctgtttatttattgaCTTACTTATTTGCCTCAGATACGTTGCGAGTCTGTAGTTTGGCATGTATGCCATTAGTTTATAATGTTTTATGCAGAAGTAAGATTCAAAAGCTGATTCCCTTAATTAAACAAACCTTTAAAACATTCTAAATGGGTCTAAATTGATGTTTTTTAGGGAGATCTATGAGCTTCACAGATGGTCAGTGTAATACTATTGTTTACCATGCAGATGTGTGGTCCCCTACATATGTACTTCAGCCGTTTTTAGAAATACTTATCAGGGAAATCTCTGTTTCACCTTTGATAAAACAGCACAGCAGAATTCTTGCATCCAGTGATGGGTGTTAGGTATAGAACCATATTCACTAACTAAAATGAGCTACGCTATTAATGAAATGTTACTGGATAAACTATTCTATAACAAATCAGTGGTCTAAAAGCAGCTTAATTTGataaaagagaatttaaacttattttgcttttaaccAGTAATTTAAATGGAGACATTCAGCTCATTTATGTCTGTATATTGAATTGAGCTAGGAATATATCTATTCATTGAGTCCTGAATGAGTGACTACAACAGGAATAAATCTGGTGGCAGAAGGTCATAGTTTGAAATATACTgggaaaactttttcttttagaaataaaatccCATTTTCCTTATGAGAGACCACTAGGTGTGAAACAAAGTACGTTCAGGGCAGATGGCCAAGTGCTATTTTGCTCTTCAGTTGTTCAAAAGAAACTGGATTTCCTCTGGTGTCTAAAACGTGTGTTTAGGGAGAAGCAACTTCCCCTTTCCCTCAGAATTCAGATGAGTGGGTTTCTAGCAGTCCACTAGAATACAATTTAAGTACCCACTACAACCTTAAAAAGAATCTTGAAGTGTAAACATAACATTTTTGGCATACGGTATATTGTGCCACCTAAGTAACAACAAATTATAAAACAACCTATGAGGCAGAGAAATGATAACCTTCAATATGGATACTCAAGAGAGGATTTATAGCATGTGATTTGGGAGGCTGCTACATTCTGCTGTTTTGCTGAGTTGCATCCAACTTCTGAATACttgcattttataaaataaggtTTATCTCACTTTTGTGCATGAATACCAAATGCTTCTCTGCCCTCCTCACTTCCTTTCTCTTCACTCACTGCCCTGTATTTCCCAGCTTTGTCATAGTGAACAGCGTAGCTATGGAGGGTGACGGCTGTGCTATCTGCCGTACTTCAGAGGCAGAGCTTGTGGCGCTTTCTCACAAACTCAATTGCTCCCAGCAGGTAAGAGTTTATTTAAGATCTGATTATAGCCAGCAGCTCGGCTGCTGCAATGGAATTGTTGGTACTGCGGCAACAGTCCGGGTACAACTAAGATTCATATCTGAAAAAAACCTGCTTCCAATTCATATCATAACTTGTTAGCAAAACcgtcttcctcttcatttttcctttatcatTTTTACTTCACTGTTCACTGTGTTATGTTGTGGTAAGGGTGTTAACTGCCTTGTTAGCGCTACCAACTAATCTTACACAGAGTGCTGTTTCTTCCGTTCCAAGGAATGGCAGGAAAAGTTCTGTAACCCTTTCCCTTTGACATGAGATGTGTAAAGAGCCCTGCATTTATATTAACGCAATTGTTCTCCTCTATAGCCTTCAAACTAGCCTATTCCTGTAATTTTCTGATTTTACTAGAGCTTTGTCTTGAGAACTTAAAAAGGttataatcttatttttttttctcatcaaatCCAATTGCCTCTTATGTTTCGTCTCTGTTACTTTTTTCATAGGCAGACTGAAACCAAGGTAGGCAGCATGATTTACTGAGTAGGCAGTCAATCAGGAAACCATCTCCCAGTGGAACAATTGCCAGACTGAaactgctcgctctctctcaggCTGCCCTAAATATGTTTTTCGTTGTTTGTGCAGTGAAATTCTGCTATTGCTTTCTGCATTCAGAAGGAGTGCAACCATATATGCAGCATCCCCCTTTCATCCTTGGCAGAGGAGCTTAAAAGAGCTTATACAATGGACAATATTTAAACACTGTATTCTGTGCTGATActgctttttctcagaaacaaatgaACCCTCACCCCAGTTACACTTTaattcccttccccacccctcctGTAAACGTAGGTGAAGATAATTTGTATGGATTGATTTTATTCACAGAAACTGAATCATTCCAACAAAAGGTGCAGTGATGTGGAAAAGCTTCCAGCTTCAGAACCAATCCTTTTACAGGTGTGTTGGAGATGGGGTGAGGCAAGATGTTGACATATTTCTGGTGTATTTATtaactttctgcaaaggctggaTTGTTAACAACTGGTCCTTGCTGTGAATTTCTCCCAGCATTACCCTCTCTATCGAAAAAGTGATGCTGAATGCAGTGGAGAAGATGCTGCTGCTCCAGAGGAGAAGAACATcccatttaaagaaaagtatGATGTGCTATCTCAAGAGGCATCACAAAAGGTTTGATTAAATGAGCAAGCTTAGTATCTTTGCATGCATGTGcgtgcgggtgtgtgtgtgtagatatgtgtagaatattgaaaaaatacagaatatagaAAAAACTACTGGAAAGGACAAATGCTCGCTGAGACAAGCTGACCACAGCTGCTCCTGCTTTAATGAGACCTTTGAGAGGCTGCTTGTTAAAGCTGCTCCCCTAAGGATCACTGTGACCATGGCCTTGATTCTGCTGCATGTGTACAGGTGGTAAGTCGAGGTGCTTTTAAGTCTGCTGCAGTGCCATTAACTCTAATttagcattttgtattttatataacgTGTATATTTGGACAAACCTAGTAGAAAGTCACTGTTCTCCAACACTAAAAGTATTGCTTTTGCTGAATCAATTACTACAACAAAATGTGAAGTTGAAATATTCACAGTGAATCTAATGGgcagtatttgttttcttctgcagaaatgtGTTCACTCAAGATTGGCTGTACAAAATTCCCCCTTTGACAAGAAACAGCattgctttattaaaaacaaaaattttctaTTTGTGATGCCAACAGCATGGCATTAGCTTTGTTGTTCTGATCTGTATggccaaaaaaaaatccagtatttgGGATGAGGGCCAGATGGGTGTGATTAATATTACAACAGCAACAAGTGTTTTACTGGAAAACAGTAGTTTATACAAAACACTCTGTAAGAATATTAGCACTCCCTTCCATTTTTTATTCTGTCAGAAGAAAAAATTTGATGTtaagctgaatttatttttagttatgACTTAACTTCTGGCTTTGCCATTTTGTGTTCTAGCTGATATGGTGGTTCCATCCCCGTTTGATTCTCAGTGGGCATACACATAGTGCCTGTGAAGTGCTGCATGCAGGGAAAATTCCAGAAATCAGTGTCCCATCATTCAGTTGGAGGAATAGAAACAATCCTAATTTCATCATggtaagttttaatttttttatttttgtcagataACTTTCATAAATAAATCAACATGGCAGTcagctatattttaaaactgattctacctgtaaaaacaaaaaataaaaataaaaaaattgcctaCCCACCCAACCCACTCAGTACACTGCATCCACTTTATAAAGTACATCTGTGGGAGCCACATGTTCTGTGTGGTACAAAGTAATGCTGTTAAAGATCTAATTAGTATATGGGTACAAGCATCTAACATTTGCTTATAAAGAGGGTGCACTGTAAACTATTGACTTGTAAAAATAATCAGTATTGTGCACTGAACAGTAGAAAGACTAATTTTGCTCGGTTGATTTACCAACGATGAAAACAAGACCGTATCCACCTCAACTTTTGCATGGTGATCATGGTTTTCAAGCTTGTGCATTAACCACTTCACACAGTGAAAACGTTTGTCACATGCCAATAGTCTGCCTCCTCATTTCCAATTCACATTTTATGCAGTGTGTTGGTTATGCTCTCACAGGTAGTTCCAGTGCTCTGTATATCCTTAGAGGTAAATCAATTAGTTCCtcagttcaaaaataaaacagaactctTAAAAACTTGGAGTAAGAAGCAAAACCTACAGTCCTGTTTACAGAGTAATCTGTGACTCGGGgtgaaaatctttattttactgCTGTTGGGTATAGGCTGTTTATTACACAGGTAACCCCAAACTTTTAAATTCGTTTTATGCAACTGTTAATATTTCTAGTTAAAAGTAGTTCTGCTTATTCCATATTCCTGAGAGTAGCTGCCTTCAAACTACATATGTATGCTCTCTGCACACGCCAGACAGTGCATCTTCACTGCAAAACAGGTTGGCTAATTACAGTTGCGTTGTCTTCACTACCATTTTAAATCAGCCTCAGTCTTTTGTAAACTTTAATTTGAATTGCAAAttcaaaccaaaaccaaattaaGGTCTCTAATGTTACTGTTTCACCTCACGTTAATAATTTGCATTAGCCAACGCAGTTTTTGCAGCATGGGTTGGGTAGGAGGGAGGGcttggagaggaggaaggggcacATTCACAAAACCGAACTTTAGCCTAGCAAGGTTCCTTCCAGGTTGATTTACAGCAGCTAAAGTTAGGCTTCTCTTGAAGGCAGATCAGATGAGGAGCCCAGCTCTCTATTGACTCTAGATTGAACAGAGGGAAGATTGGCCTCTGGGCTAATGTTAGCCTGGTGAATATTCCAGTT
This genomic interval from Struthio camelus isolate bStrCam1 chromosome 2, bStrCam1.hap1, whole genome shotgun sequence contains the following:
- the MPPE1 gene encoding metallophosphoesterase 1 isoform X1; its protein translation is MLRSCSSAVRTLSLKKRICFLMKLMCFISSVLVFCEFLIYYVVIFQCHWPEVKAGAHTSTKETSTSVLKAIILADTHLLGEIKGHWLDKLRREWQMERSFQTALWLLQPDIVFILGDVFDEGKWSSPQAWADDVRRFRKMFRHPVSTELVVIVGNHDIGFHYEMTTYKVKRFEKVFNFTSGKLITRKGINFVIVNSVAMEGDGCAICRTSEAELVALSHKLNCSQQKLNHSNKRCSDVEKLPASEPILLQHYPLYRKSDAECSGEDAAAPEEKNIPFKEKYDVLSQEASQKLIWWFHPRLILSGHTHSACEVLHAGKIPEISVPSFSWRNRNNPNFIMGSITPTDFSLRKCFLPYESRVFTIYCAAGALFVILTLAHFQLLTPPFYFAQRLISKRKAV
- the MPPE1 gene encoding metallophosphoesterase 1 isoform X2, with product MSPNMSPCHFTEVKAGAHTSTKETSTSVLKAIILADTHLLGEIKGHWLDKLRREWQMERSFQTALWLLQPDIVFILGDVFDEGKWSSPQAWADDVRRFRKMFRHPVSTELVVIVGNHDIGFHYEMTTYKVKRFEKVFNFTSGKLITRKGINFVIVNSVAMEGDGCAICRTSEAELVALSHKLNCSQQKLNHSNKRCSDVEKLPASEPILLQHYPLYRKSDAECSGEDAAAPEEKNIPFKEKYDVLSQEASQKLIWWFHPRLILSGHTHSACEVLHAGKIPEISVPSFSWRNRNNPNFIMGSITPTDFSLRKCFLPYESRVFTIYCAAGALFVILTLAHFQLLTPPFYFAQRLISKRKAV